CCATCGACAGAAACGGCTGGCCAAACAAAGATATCAAAACAACGCTAGCCATATTTCCATGGCTTGAGTCCTGTGCCCTGTGTCAGGCCCAGTGCTAAAAGCACTTAGATATGAGATCTCATTTAACCTCTGGCAACCCTTTgagataagtattattatttgtaCTTCTCACAAGTGAGGAAGCAGAGACTTAGGTAGTTCGAGTCATTTAGCTGAAGTTCGGAGAAGAGCCAGGTTCTAAGACAAGTGTACCTCACACCAAGGCCAGGATGTTAACCACCAAATCTTGATACAGTAAGGCCTTCCTTTTACTGTATTACCCACTGCTAGGACAGTCGGGGTTTGGAATAAAGAATGCAGATTGGAAATTAACAGAGAGGAGGCAAGAAGTGACATGTGGGCACAGGTGGTTGGGTGTGTCttggaaggaggggaggggtggcTGGAGGGAAGTATGGGAGTGAACGGTGGATTCCCTTGGTCAGTCTCTGGCTTCTCCAGAGGAGAAGGGAGTGAGGGTTCGCGCTGAGAGGGAAGGcaccagggaaggagggaggaccTGAGGGCAGAGCTCATCTGGAACGGTTACTGTAGAACCCgacaaagagagaaggagaattggaataaaaatgttcctgagaccagcctgggcaacataacaccCATctgtataaaaactaaaaaaaattagcaggatatggtggcatgcgcctgtagtttcagctattcaggaggctgaagcaggaggattgcttgagccagggtggctgaggttgcagtgagccatgatcgtgccactgcactccagcctggacaacaaaacaagactccatctcaaaaaaaaaaaaaaaaaaaaaatagaaggacaCTGTTAAATAGGCAGTAAAAATCACCATGACAACTCAAGGGAGAGAGATTacgaaaagaagaaaacagcttcaTATTGTAATACCTTAAAAGGCACTTCTTGCCtgcttttttaattattattttttattgtactattttattttattttgagacagggtctcactgtcacccaggctggagtgcaggggtgtgatcatagttcactgcaacctcttctcctgggctcaagcaatccttccatgtcagcctccggagtagctgtcACTATAGGCGCTGTCACCCCGAGACAGCAAGAacaacccctcctcttccctttcctcctcagCCAACTCAGTGCAAAGATGACGAGGatgaagaccttttttttttttttttcttaagatagagttttgctcttgttgcccaggctggagtgcagtggcgaaatctcagctcaccacaacctccgcctctcagattcaagctgtcctcctgcctcagcctcccgagtagctgggattacaggcatgcaccaccacgcctggttaattttttttttttgtattttcagtagagaccaagtttcaccatgttggccaggctggtcttgaactcctgacctcaggtgatcggcctgcctcggccttccaaagagccgggattataggcgtgagccactgcgcctggccttacaTGGCTGCCTTTAATGTCAGATTCTCAAGTTAAGAACATAAAAGTTGGTCCTACATTTCTCTGCTAAAGACACCATTTAGAGTCAGGATAAATAGACACTcttggctaggcgcagtggctcatgcctgtaagtccagAACTTTGttaggcccaggcgggtggatcacctgaggccaggagtttgagaccagcttggccaacaaggtgaaactccgtctctactaaaattacaaaaattagccaggcatggtggtacactcctgaggtcccagctactcagaaggctgaggcaggaggatcatttgagcttgggaggcagaggctgcagtgagctgagatcacaccactgcactccagccccggtaaacagagcaagattccgtctcaaaacaaacaaacaaaacaaaacaaaacaaaacaaaacaaaaaaaaaaaccctctcatTTGCTGTACTCTGCAACCTTTATGGAGTGAAATTTTGCCATTTCTTTAAATTTACAAATACACATATCTTCTCACTAAGCAATTTCACTTTGAGGAAtgtattacataggtatactcaGACAAGGCAAATGATAGAAGTACCCACTGGTTCATCCCAGCATGGTTTATGATCACAAGAACTGGAAAATACCCTAAATACCCTAATTGTCCACCCACAAGGGATTGGTGAAATGCATTACAGCACCCTGGAATACACTGGAATGCTAAGCAGATTTTTTTAAGAATATGGAAGATTTTTGTGTACAGATTCGGAAAACTCTAAAATATATTGGAAGCGAAAAAGTCCAGGTGAAGAACACTGTGTATACTATGCCCCACTTGGGTAAAAATAGCGATGAAAACCATTTGTGGGAATTTGCCTGCACACGTGTAAAATTCTCTAGAAGGATATGCACAAGCAACTGGTAACAGTGTTTGcctctagagagaaaaaaatggggagAACCGGTCACTGGGATAGGAAGGAAACTTGTCATTGTGTAGACTTTTTGTACCTTTAAAAATCTGAACCATGAGAATACATTATCTAttcatgaaaatgaagaaattaaaataaatatagctcCTGCATGAGCTGCTGctccaaagagacaaagagagctgacaccataagaaaaaaaaacaaaaccgtCACAAGTTCAGGCAGACAGCAGCTCCAATACATTTTGTTAAGAGGGAAAGTTTCTTCacgtttagaagaaaaaaataacctaaaGTCTATAATTACAGTATTATATTTACCGTcaaatttaaagggaaaaacaaaattatctttttctcttctctaataAGCGTAGAGCATGAATTACAAACTCAACTGCCCTTTAAACCCAGGCAGGTAacttaaatgaatgaagaaggCCTGGTGACAAGAAAATCgtgggcactttgggaggctgaggcaggcggatcatgaggtcaggagatcgagaccatcctggctaacatggtaaaacaccgtctctactaaaaatacaaaaaattagccaggtgtggtggcgggtgcctgtagtcccagttactcgggaggctgaggcaggagactggcgtgaacccgggaggcggagcttgcagtgagccaagactgcacttcagcctgggcaacagagcaagactctgtctaaaaagaaaaagaaaatgatgggaACAGTGAGGAACTTGAGATCAGATGCCATCTGGAGGCGGCACTGTCACCGGCTGACAGAGGGGCTTCAGGCAAGCTGTTTCTACAACATCACAGCTAACGTGTGTGCCCTCTCTGTGCATCAGGCACTGAGCGAAGTCCTTTCCAAGAACTGTGTCAAAGAATTATCTCAACAATCCCATGGGGGAAAActattatcatcttcattttacacatgaaaagaccaaggctcagagaggttgagtcacTAGTTCCAAATCACACAGCTGGACTGATAGGGCCAACCTGACAGACAATCTGCACCTGTAAGCACTCTTCTCCAACTTCTTGCAGGCACTTAAACAGAAGCACTCCCATCCAGGGGCACTTTGGGACCTCCCTCCAACAGACCCTGTTATTTTCACAGCTATAACTCCATCttatgtaataaacatttttaaatgcacatatgTTTCATATCATTTCTTTGCCTGTGTAAGAACTTGGTTGAGTTGAATTGCAGTTGACTAACATAATGTTACACCTTTTgtaaaatctatttctttttctagagagccagggtctcgctctgttgcccaggctggagtgcagtagcataatcgtGACTCCCTGAaacctggacctcctgggctcaagcaattctgcgtcagcctcccgagtagttgggactacaggtgcgtgccaccacacccggctaatttatttttatttttgtagtgacggggtttcactatgttgctcaggctggtcttgaactcctgagctcaagtgatcctcccacctcagcctcccaaggtgcttggATTATATGAGCCACTCCGCCCAGCCGGAACatctttattgaagtataatttacatagcataaaattcatccattttaagtgtacTGACCCACGAGTTTTAGTTGCACAGCTGCCACCATCCCCACAATCTGGGTTTAGGATCCTTCCCTGAACCGCAAGACGTTCCTCCCGCTCCTTGGCAGTCAATCTCATTTCCCACTCCCAGCCCTAGGCCACCACGGATCTTTTAGGTCTCTGTGattttgcctattctgggcactTCGTGTAGGTGGAATCCTCCAATGCGTGACTTTTGTGCCTAGAGTTTTTCAGTTGGCATAAGAGCtttgagattcatttatgttatgcatgtatcagtagtccgttccttttcattgctgcaAAGCGTTCCATTGAAGGCTTGTGCCACAGTGTGTCCCAGTTTATGGACATTCCTAATTATTGACTAATATTTATAAGCTCTCTACAAACGTTGGTGTCTTCACATTTTAGTCTTTGAGTGTCGAGCCCTTGTTTCTCTTGAGAAGCTACCGAGGAGTGGAGTTGCTGGGTTATATGTTTAGTGTATGtctaactttttaagaaactgccacaccATCTTTCGTTTTACATTCACGCCAACAATCTATGAGGGTCATTTAGAGGACTTTTCATTAAACATGTACTAATGTCAAttctcatatttattttgttctttggagCTAACACGTAAACATATCTATAATCTTTTTCAGGTTTCACGCATTTCTGCAGGGAGGAAAGCTCATAAGCCACGGCCCTATGCCCACCTTTGTGCCCGCAGAATAAGGAAACCCGCCAACTACACTCCGCAGTTACAAAGCCCAAGACCCTGCGAAGACCTGCACCCGCCCCCAAAGGGGCGGGCCTGGTGAGCGGAGGGGAGGTGGGGCGCGCTCCTTCAGCCCCGCCCACCAGCCCTGGACTCCCTGTCCCGAGGAGGGGAGCTAGTGGGTGAGCCAAGGGAATGTGCACACGCCTCTCCAGCCCCGCCCACCGCGCGCGCCGCGGCGCCCCTGGCGGGCGGGCGGGGCCGGGGAGGGCCCTCGCCGGGTCAGCTCCGCCCACCCGCCCCCAGTCAGCGGCTCCCGTGCCGCGCCTAGCTGCGCGCCATGGCCGGGTTGCTGGCGTTGCTGGGCCCCGCAGGCAGGGTGGGCGCCCGGGTCCGGCCTCGCGCCACCTGGCTCCTGGGCTCCACCGCCCCCTGCGCCCCGCCGCCCCTGGCCCTGGCTCTGCTCCCGCCCAGGCCAGACGCCCGGCTGCTCCGCACGGCGCGCGGGGACTGCCGCGGCCGCCAGGTAAGCACCCCACCCCGACCCTGATCCCGGGGGATGTCCAGGTCCCCAGAAGTCCGCAGGGCCGCACCCGGGGCCGGCCGCCTCCGCCAAGGACGCCTTTGCACTTGTAGCTGCCCGAGACCGAGCCCTTCCAGGGTCCCCGAAACCCCAAATCCCTACAAGCCAAGGAAGCATTCCTCCTAGTTGACAtccagagaaactgaggctcgggaAGGTATGGCGCTCTACGCAAGGTCGCTCAGTCTGCGGCCGAGCCCCGGGTCTGCAGAGCCTCAGCCAGGCTGGGGCGCAGCCGACTGAGTTGCAGATGGGCCTGGACTTGGTCTGAACTTCCTCACGTTGCCCGCGGGGTTGTTGTCCAGGCCTTCTGGCTGGGTCTGGCTGCGTCTCGCTGTGTTTTGAACACCTCCCGACGCTCGCAGCTCCTCCCTTTTGATCTAACTGGAAGAGCAGGCGTCCCCAGGGAAGCCGCGGCCAAGGAACCCACGGTGCTGTTATGTTTCATTTCTGTCACCTTCCATGGGTGCTAAGTGAAAACTGATTTTCATTCAGAGCAGTCATACCAGCTTTCCTTTCAAGAAATCTATCACTTTCTTCCAAGTGGgtctttttcaataaaaatagtaGTAAATAATGAAGTCTGGCGGTCCAGGAATGGCAAACCCATACGCGCGGAGCCGGCGTCTAGCCCGGAGCGCGCCCGGCCTCGCAGTCTGGAGCCTCTTTGTTTGCCTGGGTGCAGACAGGGCCTTCCACTGACCACCAGGTGACCTCAGACCGAGCCCTGAAGGCTTTTGAGCTTGTTTTCTGACCTTTTAGAGGGCCAAAAATAGCGCCTTCCCAGCAAGAGTTTGGAAGACAACTCCATGAGCTGGTGCGGGCCTCAGCGTAGTGCCGCCGGCCCAGCGAGCATCTCCTGAGCATTCCCTAGCTTTTCAGTGAGGAGCGGATGGGGATTGGACCCAGGCTTTCACCAGGCCTCCTGCCCACATCGGCTTCCTTCCTTGCCTTCTCCAGTCCGACAGGTGGTACACAGGTCTTGGGGATCCTCTCCAGAGGGGCACCTTCTGCACACACCGTGCCACCTCCTGGTGATTCTTCAGGGCCCAGCCCAGCTGTTCctgcctccaggaagccctctctaACCACCTGTGAGGCCTCCGATGCCTCCACTGGGCCTCCTTCCACCCCATGGCTGTGGGTCTTCTCTGCACTCATCTGGAATGGCCTCTTGTCCTGCTTGTCTGTCAGCCACATTGACCTTGTCTCCAGCTCGGGCCCTGGCACTGGAGCGGCTTGTGTGTATACAGTGGCGAAGAGTTGGCCGCAGACTCCCTGGATTCCTCTCTCTACTCATTTGTGTGACCTTGATCAaattcccttctctctgtctcagtcCCCTCGTATGTAAAATGGGATGTTAATAATTCAGACTTCATAGAATGTGAATGTAAAATGAGATATGTTCATACCTGGCATCTGGTGTGTCCTAAATTAAGGTTAGAAATGGTTATCATTGCAGTAAATATATACGGTCACAAGGCCCCCGTGAGCTGTCCTCATTTCTTCAGCAGCATGGTAAAATCCGCAGAATCCAAGTGGGATCAGAACTCAAAGGAGATTAGGACAAAAGATAACTCATCTGCCTCAGAAAATGCGTCCCCAGCAGGGCCTGGGAGCCGTGCAGGGAGGGTCTGAGCTTGGCCAGAGCCCAGCACCTCCCCTGTGGGCTGTTCTGGCCACCGTCATTGGGAGGTAGGCGTGTGCTGCCCAGCTGGGATCTCCAGGTTTGCCAGGTGTTTAATTAAGAGCCAAAGAggcccacccacctctgccttggCAGGGGGTCTGTGTAAAAGGGGTAGGGAAAGCCACAGAAGAGACCCGCCTTTTTGTCTTAACGTGATTCCATGTCCTGTAAACCGCCTAGCAGCCGCGCCTGCCTGTGCCACTTACCCCTTCCAGGGAGGTAGGGGGAACTCAGGCAGACGACTTCCTCTCCCAGAGCCCCAGTGTCCTTTTGTCTCCATCAGTTCTGGTTCAGTGCCACCTTTTCAGGGACACTTTCCCCGATGGCCTTATTTAAACTTGCGACGTTCCTCCTACTCCCTGTCTCCCCCGTGACTGGTGTTTCTCTATGGCGCTTGTCACAAGTAGCAGCCCtggtattttacttttctgtttattGTCCCTGCCTTCCCATAAGACCATAAGCTCATCGAGGATGGGGTTTTTTCCATTGCTCTGTCCCCtacacttagaacagtgccaggcacagagggGACACTCATGAATCCACAAGAAGTAACATAGCATGGTTGTTCAGAGCAAAGGCCTTGGACCCAGACTCAGTGAGTCTGGATCCCAGCTCTGACAGTAATCCCTGTGTGATCCTTGGtaaattactcaacctctctgggcttctcaGATCCTCTTCTGTTAAGTGGAATTGACAGTAGtaaaggttgttgtgaggattatatgcattaatatttcctttttttaaaattagagacaaggcgggcacggtggctcactcctgtaatcccagcactttgggaggccaaggcgggtggatcacctgggttcaggagctcgagatcagcctggctaacatagtgaaaccccgtctctactaaaaatacaaatactagccaggcatggtggcacgtgcctgtagtcccagctactcgggaggctgaggcaggagaatcgcttgaacctgggagcctgaggttgcagtaagccaaggtcgtatcactccactccagcctgggcaacagagcaagaatctgtctcaaaaatataaaataataaaataaaagatatgttggccaggttggtcttgaactcctggcctcaagcagtcctcctacacctcagcttcccaaagtgttaggattacaagcatgagccaccgcgcccagccactagTTTCAAAGTACTCAGAACAGTGCCTAGtacaaaatatacacaatatggtgtttattattaatatgatttatcaagtgaaagaaaacagGTGACACTCCAAACACTGTGATCGACTTGGCAAGGTCCTTGGCTCATTCTTTAAACTTTCCTACCCCTTCTCTATTACAGgtttttgtactttaaaaaatgttgaggaGAGGCAGAAGGggcatctcacacacacactcgcacacacactcacacacatgtgcatgcacgtTGAGTCCAGACAGAAGATGTGTCACGCCGTCCTGTGCATTCAGTACAGTGCCTAACACATCCCGGGTACTTAAGGCAGTGTTTCATGAAGAAATGATTGTCTAAAAATTTTCCATTGCCTGCAAGTCACACCCtcataaattcttttattttagcttctttaCTCTCCCCAAAGATTAGGAAGAAAATGCATGGTTCACAGTGCTTACAGACGGGTGTTTTTaccaaaacaaaaggaagaaaattgtcCAGTAACCAGGTGTTCTCTAGAATGTCAGAAGCCAGCCATGGTGCCAGCTAACCCAAGATTGTCCCTGTGTCCGAATGTCTTGCCCCTACCACAGTCTTGCAGTAGATGCTGCTCATTCTATAGTTGGAATCCTggctgcctttttatttttattttttggccaaAAGGCCTTTTGCCAAAATAAAGACCACAAAGAAAAGGGCCCTCTCAGAGACAGCTGCACTCGGTCCACTGAATGGACAGAGTGGGGCCAGGTGTCAAGGGCATGGGTGTTTGGCCCTGCGAGGGGCTGTAGGTGGCCTCCTATCAGTCCCCACCGCCTGGCTGCTCCCCCCTCTGCAGCCTCCCTCGGCAGCTGGAGGAGGGTGAGGGCTTGTTTATCAGGGAGAACGGATGCTCTCCACAGCCATCCTGGCCGGGGGTGGCAGGGCTAGTCAGAAGCCTTCAAGGAAACGGGAGGTCACATAAGCTGGCCAATGAAAGGGGCTGATGAcatcttccctcctcccctccagagCCTGGACGTTCTGGAAAAGTGCCTTCCTTTGAGAATGGTCATTCTGGCAGGACAGGAAAGGGGAGCCTGCTGAGTACCACAGAGGCTGAGGCCTGGTGGTCACCAGCCCAGTCACCAGTCCATGCTGCCAGTTAGCCATCCctcccttctgagcctcagtcaTCCATCTGCCAAAACAGGAGCGACAAAGTTTCCCGGGTCATGAGGCAGTGAGGGATTTATGAAATGACACCTTTGAAGTGTAAGCTCAGCTCCTGGCTCAGCAGAAAGGACCTGTCATCAGGACACTGAGGGTTTTCCTCCAATGTTCTAAAACATCTTATGCCTCTAAAAATAACAGGGTAAAAGTGGGCCAGCTGCAGAGCCCATAACAAGAGCTGACTTACAGCCAGGTGCTCGTCACCTGCCGGTACCAGCCTCAGGACTGTCCTTAGAGAAGTCTTTTGATTAAAGTGCTCTCTTACTGAGAAGCGGTTTTTTCCCTCCCCTCATCCGGGTGGTGTTGGGATTTTTGTTCCAGGCTTGGTGGGTGCTCAGTAACTGTTAACAGATGTCCCATGCAATCCGTGATTTCTGTACAAGTCCTGGTAGAGTACTGTGCAAGAATCACCCCCACTTTGTGTGTTTCAGATGTCAGGTGTAAATCTTGATCGTAGGAGTACATCTGCCATCACTTTTGCTGCATTAATTTTGTGCACACTGTCCTTTTTTGGTGGCATATAACATGGTTGTCACATGTGCAGGCTGTGGACTTGGAGGGCTGGGCTCTAATCTTGGTGACTTCAGGCCGGTGACCTCACCTCACCAAGCCTGTGTTGCTCCTTTGTAAAGTGGGAAAAGCAGTAGTATCTACCTTTGAAGGTTGGCGTGAGGATGGAAGGAGAAAGTGTCGGAGGACCGCCTGGCTCAGAGAAAATGCTTGATAAAGGATCATTGTCCCCAAGCTTGTGAGCCCTGGTGTTTTAGTTACTATTGCTGCTGTGACAGATGAGCACACacctggtggcttaaaacaatccacatttattatcttacagttctggaggccagaagtccacaATGGGTCTTAATGCACTAAAGTCAAGGTCTCAGCAGAGCTGGGTCCTTCTGGAGGCTCGAATCCATGTGCTGCCTTTTCTAGCTTCAAGCCgcttgcattccttggctcgtgCCCCTTGCCTCCATAAGCCAGTAGCAGCGGATCTTCGGATCTCTCACTCTGCTTCTGTCCTCACAACCCCCTCCCCGACACTGagtttcctgcctccctcttttctcttataaggacccttgtgatgacATTGGTAATAATGTAGCCCAGGTAATCCGGGATCATCTCCCTATCTGAAGacccttaatcacatctgcaaagtccttctgccatgtaaggtgaCATATTCACAGATCCTGGGATTGGGACATCTTTGGAGCCATCATTCTGCCAGCCATACCTAGTTCCAGGCTTGCATTGCACTTGGTGACTAAGTTGGCTCAAACTCGGCTCACTGAGTAAGAAAGGGGTAACTgatccacgcctgtaatcccagcactttgggaggctgaggtgggtggatcatgacgaggtcaggagatcgagaccaacctggctaacaccgtgaaaccccatctctactaaaaatacaaaaaattagctgggtgtggtggtgtgcgcctgtaatcccagctacttgggaagctgaggcaaaagaatcccttgaaccagggaggcagaggttgcagtgagcctcagttgcaccactgcactccagcctggacgacagagcaagactccatctcaaaaaaaaaaaaggaaaggggtaACTGATCTTTCATCCAGCAGGAAAGAGTATAACATTGCATGCTCGTATAAAACCCAGTATTGACTGCCCATGCCTGCCCTAAAGCATCCCCTCTTCTCTGATTTGTACACAGGATCCCAGCCAGGCCACAGAGACAACAGGCAGCAGTGTCAGTTgcacagaggagaaaaagcaaagcaagtCACAGCAACTGAAAAAGATTTTTCAAGAGTATGGCACTGTCGGCGTGTCGCTGCACATTGGAATCTCATTAATCTCCTTGGGCATATTTTACATGGTTGTGTCAAGGTAAGATTTTTGACagtaattaatatttgtttttaccGTCATGTAAGATTCTAGGTGAATAAGAACGTGTTtgctaagacttttttttaaagacagggtctcactctgctgcccaggctggagtgcagtggcacgatcacagcttactgcagtctcgacctccctggactcaagtgatcctcccacctcagcctcccaagtagctgagactacaggcatgcaccactgcacccagctgattttatggggtttttgttgttgtt
This is a stretch of genomic DNA from Papio anubis isolate 15944 chromosome 16, Panubis1.0, whole genome shotgun sequence. It encodes these proteins:
- the FAM210B gene encoding protein FAM210B, mitochondrial; amino-acid sequence: MAGLLALLGPAGRVGARVRPRATWLLGSTAPCAPPPLALALLPPRPDARLLRTARGDCRGRQDPSQATETTGSSVSCTEEKKQSKSQQLKKIFQEYGTVGVSLHIGISLISLGIFYMVVSSGVDMSAVLLKLGFTESLVQSKMAAGTSTFVVAYAIHKLFAPVRISMTLVSVPLIVRYFRKVGFFKPPAAKP